One genomic region from Puniceicoccus vermicola encodes:
- a CDS encoding helix-turn-helix domain-containing protein, with product MASGDSGVHRSSHGRIRMSDWTHLKTEFYWIYEGVVRPEYLTLAKLGSPGRSAYFLKEGELKVETASGKIFAKAGDWVLPSSRMIERTFTEGSRFISIRFCGDWPDGQPCFDSDIALVFPSADFPELKDRADALLDLVETLLPDAGRFYRLSRGDLLSHLRIRESFISWLVSLVEVGQKLDAFVQKTQDGDERIFEAARLLDRHPLDMPFREEELAQEISLSSTQLDRLFKKEYQLSPRQYLDARRLKDAEAQLQVSTIPVKQIAYELGFKSLSYFSRWFSKNHGESPRAFRQRFEK from the coding sequence ATGGCTTCAGGAGATTCCGGTGTTCATCGTTCCAGTCACGGACGGATTCGGATGAGTGATTGGACTCATCTAAAAACGGAGTTTTATTGGATTTATGAAGGTGTCGTGCGCCCTGAATATTTGACGCTGGCGAAGCTCGGGAGCCCAGGGCGTTCTGCGTATTTCCTGAAGGAAGGAGAACTGAAGGTCGAGACCGCGAGTGGGAAGATTTTCGCCAAAGCTGGGGATTGGGTACTCCCTAGTTCTCGAATGATTGAGAGGACCTTCACGGAAGGTTCTCGTTTTATTTCGATTCGCTTTTGCGGGGATTGGCCGGATGGTCAGCCTTGTTTTGATTCTGACATAGCCTTGGTTTTTCCCAGCGCAGATTTTCCGGAGTTGAAGGATAGAGCCGATGCGCTCCTCGATCTGGTCGAGACCCTTCTGCCGGATGCGGGTCGTTTCTATCGGCTGTCCCGTGGGGATCTGTTGAGCCACCTACGTATTCGTGAATCATTCATTTCCTGGCTGGTCTCTCTGGTTGAAGTGGGGCAGAAGCTCGACGCTTTTGTTCAGAAGACGCAAGATGGGGATGAACGCATTTTCGAAGCGGCCCGGCTTTTGGATCGACACCCTCTGGATATGCCGTTCCGGGAAGAAGAGCTCGCCCAGGAAATCTCGTTGAGCAGCACCCAACTCGACCGATTGTTCAAAAAGGAATACCAGCTTTCGCCGCGCCAATATCTCGATGCGCGGCGTTTGAAAGACGCCGAGGCCCAGTTGCAGGTGTCCACTATTCCGGTCAAGCAGATCGCCTATGAATTGGGCTTCAAATCCCTGAGCTATTTTTCGCGTTGGTTTTCGAAGAATCACGGAGAATCCCCACGGGCCTTCCGCCAGCGGTTCGAAAAGTAG